In Azospirillum ramasamyi, one DNA window encodes the following:
- a CDS encoding ferredoxin--NADP reductase, with protein MSNLIKERVLTVHHWTDTLFSFTTTRDPSFRFLPGQFTMIGLEVDGRPLLRAYSLVSAHYEETLEFFSIKVQDGPLTSRLQHLKEGDTLLVNRKATGTLITDNLLPGRNLYLLSTGTGLAPFLSIIKDPEMYEKFDRVILTHGTRTVAELAYDDLIHHSLPENEFFGEQVKEKLLYYPTVTREPFRNQGRLTTLMETGKLYSDLGLPELDAEKDRVMICGSPAMLAETTAMMEKRGFVMGTNGEPGGFVIEKAFVER; from the coding sequence ATGAGCAATCTGATCAAAGAACGCGTGCTGACCGTTCACCACTGGACCGACACGCTGTTCAGCTTCACCACCACGCGCGATCCGTCCTTCCGCTTCCTGCCGGGGCAGTTCACCATGATCGGGCTGGAGGTCGACGGCCGGCCCCTGCTGCGCGCCTACAGCCTGGTCAGCGCGCATTACGAGGAAACGCTGGAGTTCTTCAGCATCAAGGTGCAGGACGGCCCGCTGACCTCGCGCCTGCAGCACCTGAAGGAAGGCGACACGCTGCTGGTGAACCGCAAGGCGACCGGCACGCTGATCACCGACAACCTGCTTCCCGGGCGGAACCTGTATCTGCTGAGCACCGGCACCGGCCTGGCGCCGTTCCTCAGCATCATCAAGGACCCGGAGATGTACGAGAAGTTCGACCGGGTGATCCTGACCCACGGCACCCGCACCGTGGCGGAGCTGGCCTATGACGACCTGATCCACCACAGCCTGCCGGAGAACGAGTTCTTCGGCGAGCAGGTGAAGGAAAAGCTGCTGTATTACCCGACGGTGACGCGCGAGCCCTTCCGCAACCAGGGCCGCCTGACCACGCTGATGGAGACCGGCAAGCTGTACAGCGACCTGGGCCTGCCGGAGCTGGACGCCGAGAAGGACCGCGTGATGATCTGCGGCAGCCCGGCGATGCTGGCCGAGACCACCGCGATGATGGAGAAGCGCGGCTTCGTCATGGGCACCAACGGCGAGCCGGGCGGCTTCGTCATCGAGAAGGCCTTCGTCGAGCGGTGA
- a CDS encoding helix-turn-helix domain-containing protein, translating into MEKKAMLGPKVRRLRRDHGLTQAQMAEQLGISPSYLNLIEHNQRPVTVPLLLKLGHQFGVDLQAFAEDEESRLVAGLREVFSDPLFDGSDIKNQDFRELAAVAPTLGQAVVALYRGFRGARDDLQALAERVADREKLHLVQSAGFPQDEVRDLFQTHSNHFPELEAAAESLWQDGRLERGDLYRGLVDWLNTQHSVRVRLLPSEVMGYAVRRFDRHSRRILLSEMLAPSGRNFQLACQIALLRHRDLLNGIVDAANLSGDEARRLARIGLANYFAAAVLMPYARFHEAATQLRYDIEILRRRFDASFEQVCHRLTTLHRSGAKGVPFFFMRVDSAGNVSKRFSGAGFHFARFGGGCPRWVVYEAFRTPGKIHSQMAEMPDGTAYFSVARTVVKAGGGHRSPPQQFAVALGCDVQHAAQVTYADGFDLSNTSAATPIGVNCRLCPRLDCSQRAFPPLNHRLIVDENLRGLSPYLFAPPSAE; encoded by the coding sequence ATGGAAAAGAAGGCGATGCTGGGTCCGAAGGTCCGCCGCCTGCGCCGCGACCACGGGCTGACCCAGGCCCAGATGGCGGAGCAGCTGGGCATCTCCCCCAGCTATCTGAACCTGATCGAGCACAACCAGCGCCCGGTCACGGTGCCGCTGCTGCTGAAGCTGGGCCACCAGTTCGGCGTCGATCTCCAGGCCTTCGCCGAGGACGAGGAAAGCCGGCTGGTGGCGGGGCTGCGCGAGGTGTTCTCCGATCCGCTGTTCGACGGCTCCGACATCAAGAACCAGGATTTCCGCGAACTGGCGGCGGTGGCGCCGACGCTGGGGCAGGCGGTGGTGGCGCTCTACCGCGGCTTCCGCGGCGCGCGCGACGATCTGCAGGCGCTGGCGGAGCGGGTGGCCGACCGCGAGAAGCTGCATCTGGTGCAGAGCGCCGGCTTTCCGCAGGACGAGGTGCGCGACCTGTTCCAGACCCATTCCAACCATTTCCCGGAGCTGGAGGCGGCGGCCGAAAGCCTGTGGCAGGACGGCAGGCTGGAGCGCGGCGATCTCTATCGCGGGCTGGTCGACTGGCTGAACACCCAGCACAGCGTGCGCGTCCGCCTGCTGCCGTCGGAAGTGATGGGCTATGCCGTGCGCCGCTTCGACCGCCACAGCCGGCGCATCCTGCTGTCGGAGATGCTGGCTCCGTCGGGCCGCAACTTCCAGCTGGCCTGCCAGATCGCGCTGCTGCGCCACCGCGACCTGCTGAACGGCATCGTCGACGCCGCCAACCTGTCCGGGGACGAGGCGCGGCGGCTGGCCCGCATCGGGCTGGCCAATTATTTCGCCGCGGCGGTGCTGATGCCCTATGCCCGCTTCCACGAGGCGGCGACCCAGCTGCGCTACGACATCGAGATCCTGCGGCGGCGCTTCGACGCGTCCTTCGAGCAGGTCTGCCACCGCCTGACCACCCTGCACCGGTCGGGGGCCAAGGGCGTGCCCTTCTTCTTCATGCGGGTGGACAGCGCCGGCAACGTGTCGAAACGCTTTTCCGGCGCCGGCTTCCACTTCGCCCGCTTCGGCGGCGGCTGTCCGCGCTGGGTCGTCTACGAGGCCTTCCGCACGCCGGGCAAGATCCACAGCCAGATGGCGGAGATGCCGGACGGCACCGCCTATTTCTCCGTTGCCCGCACGGTGGTGAAGGCCGGCGGCGGCCACCGCAGCCCGCCGCAGCAATTCGCCGTCGCCCTCGGCTGCGATGTTCAGCATGCGGCTCAGGTCACCTATGCGGACGGGTTCGACCTGTCCAACACCAGCGCGGCGACGCCGATCGGGGTGAATTGCCGGCTCTGCCCGCGGCTGGACTGTTCACAACGGGCGTTTCCGCCGCTGAATCACCGGCTTATCGTCGACGAGAACCTGCGCGGGCTGTCGCCCTACCTGTTCGCTCCGCCCAGCGCGGAATAG
- a CDS encoding glycosyl hydrolase family 17 protein translates to MRLILILAAILVAGLANLAVWSLPNLPVPLDPPPGGKLRSVSFAPFRDGQSPLTQVFPTNAQIEEDLAALAPQVAGIRTYTSLEGLEVVPEMARKHGIQVTMGAWLSSKTEKNEAEIASLIDLANRYPDVITRVIVGNEVLLRCELTPEQVTGYIDRVKAAVKQPVSYADVWEWWLKYPQIADHVDYLTIHLLPYWEDVPAGVDGATERIRNSYRTIAQRFPGKPILVGETGWPTQGRSRGAAVPGLVNKATFVNAFVRMAEQEGFDYNVIEAFDQQWKAKLEGTVGGHWGLYNADRTPKFSLAGPVVGNVAWPWLFAASSGLALVLLGGLALLRRHLPGTGWVVLILLAQALSTLYVRAAFLAVHGSKHYWQDTTLAVVMLALTAALALAVLLTAHRTLASGGLAREPLVGLRHARPALTRTERVGRWSAVALGVMALVWSLLIIYDGRYRDFPNPYLLIPALALPALGLIRAARRPSGTETRDALGIASLFRPAVPADDGEPRGLRGAVRAMPVESVLGFGLLLAALLTVLAEGFVPLESLIYGQLPFMEALHEVDWTLPNWEALGWAALQVLLALPFLAGVWSARRPLRRI, encoded by the coding sequence ATGCGCCTGATCCTCATCCTCGCCGCGATCCTCGTCGCCGGCCTCGCGAATCTCGCCGTCTGGTCCCTGCCGAACCTCCCGGTGCCGCTCGATCCGCCGCCGGGCGGCAAGCTGCGCAGCGTGTCCTTCGCCCCGTTCCGCGACGGCCAGAGCCCGCTGACCCAGGTCTTCCCCACCAATGCCCAGATCGAGGAGGATCTCGCGGCCTTGGCGCCGCAGGTGGCGGGCATCCGCACCTACACCTCGCTGGAGGGGCTGGAGGTGGTGCCGGAGATGGCGCGCAAGCACGGCATCCAGGTCACCATGGGGGCGTGGCTGTCCTCCAAGACCGAGAAGAACGAGGCGGAGATCGCCTCGCTGATCGACCTCGCCAACCGCTATCCCGACGTCATCACCCGCGTCATCGTCGGCAACGAGGTGCTGCTGCGGTGCGAACTGACGCCGGAGCAGGTGACCGGCTACATCGACCGGGTCAAGGCGGCGGTGAAGCAGCCGGTGTCCTACGCCGACGTGTGGGAATGGTGGCTGAAGTATCCGCAGATCGCGGACCACGTCGATTACCTGACCATCCATCTGCTGCCCTATTGGGAGGACGTGCCGGCAGGCGTGGACGGCGCCACCGAGCGCATCCGCAACAGCTACCGTACAATCGCCCAGCGCTTCCCCGGCAAGCCGATCCTGGTCGGCGAGACCGGCTGGCCGACGCAGGGGCGCTCGCGCGGGGCCGCCGTGCCGGGGCTGGTCAACAAGGCGACCTTCGTCAACGCCTTCGTCCGCATGGCCGAGCAGGAGGGCTTCGACTACAACGTGATCGAGGCCTTCGACCAGCAGTGGAAGGCCAAGCTGGAGGGCACCGTCGGCGGCCATTGGGGCCTCTACAACGCCGACCGCACGCCGAAATTCTCGCTGGCCGGGCCGGTGGTCGGCAATGTCGCCTGGCCCTGGCTGTTCGCGGCGTCCAGCGGGCTGGCGCTGGTGCTGCTGGGCGGGCTGGCGCTGCTGCGCCGCCATCTGCCGGGCACCGGCTGGGTGGTGCTGATCCTGCTGGCCCAGGCGCTGTCCACCCTCTATGTCCGCGCCGCCTTCCTTGCGGTGCACGGCAGCAAGCATTATTGGCAGGACACCACGCTGGCCGTGGTCATGCTGGCGCTGACCGCCGCCCTGGCGCTGGCGGTGCTGCTGACCGCCCATCGCACGCTGGCGAGCGGCGGGCTGGCGCGCGAGCCGCTGGTCGGCCTGCGCCACGCCCGCCCGGCCCTGACCCGCACCGAGCGGGTGGGGCGGTGGAGCGCGGTCGCGCTGGGCGTCATGGCGCTGGTCTGGTCGCTGCTCATCATCTACGACGGCCGGTACCGCGACTTCCCCAACCCCTACCTGCTGATCCCGGCGCTGGCGCTGCCGGCGCTGGGGCTGATCCGTGCCGCCCGCCGCCCGTCGGGGACGGAGACGCGCGACGCGCTCGGCATCGCCAGCCTGTTCCGGCCGGCGGTCCCGGCGGACGACGGCGAGCCGCGCGGGCTGCGGGGTGCCGTCCGCGCCATGCCGGTGGAGTCGGTGCTGGGCTTCGGGCTGCTGCTGGCCGCGCTGCTGACCGTGCTCGCCGAGGGCTTCGTGCCGCTCGAATCGCTGATCTACGGCCAGCTTCCCTTCATGGAGGCCCTGCACGAGGTCGATTGGACCCTGCCGAACTGGGAGGCGCTGGGCTGGGCGGCCTTGCAGGTGCTGCTGGCGCTGCCCTTCCTGGCCGGGGTTTGGAGCGCCCGTCGTCCGCTGCGGCGGATTTGA